One Panicum virgatum strain AP13 chromosome 3N, P.virgatum_v5, whole genome shotgun sequence DNA segment encodes these proteins:
- the LOC120664417 gene encoding TATA-binding protein-associated factor BTAF1-like isoform X2 → MDVNDVIKDEDLLAQKNYWGSHAQNNGFNSFNTGRNIQQLVSTMVPRYHKQPNFRSRRLSARELNMLKRKAKSNAKDHTKTVSEGDEVTLKSPAPSNGATSDQSGAQNDALDITMDEDNLEYSENGRWPFQQFVDQLIHDMFDPIWEVRHGTIMALREILTHQGACAGVYFPDLSLPSAILDGKTNFEFLKRAHNIDLNDDHVDHLEPVFKRHKKEQNPSESMYMDYDKEMFNDGHSKTEANLSNVPTLSTGELSSAHVKVEPDFCVDDSTDPAKEDSSCKPVHGKLNSTSNPMSHMHAPENSKFMKLMKLAKYSYMKNWEFLQDCAIRFLCVLSLDRFGDYVSDQVVAPVRETCAQALGAVLKYMHPSLVCHTLNILLQMQRRQEWEVRHGSLLGIKYLVAVRQEMLKYLLDYIIHACKAGLEDPDDDVRAVAAEALIPAADSLVRLNDQMLHSIVMLLWDILLDLDDLSPSTSSVMNLLAEIYSQPEMVPKMLGTATSGEMGEFDLNKLTQTAEQEGRLTSSENPYGLATLTPRLWPFMRHSITSVRRSAIRTLEKLLEVGNSRSLSGTVPSKFWPTSILGDALQVVFQNLLLESNDEILQSSERAWKLLLQCPEKDLEYAAKLYFSNWVQLAATPFGSALDSTKMFLPVALPRGSRSRAAAKIRSANLEHECTRMISFGSTGESTSHEKHFDVPSSISKIIVGADSDKSVTHTRVLTSMALGLFASKLPVGSWQFVLSPLANDLMSLSGVQRQVASMVIVSWFKDLRGRDPVSVGTLLAFLSSVKEWLLDLLTCSDPALPTKDSVLPYSELSRTYTKMRNEANNLLHSIDSCPVFKDYINGSNLNVDVLGVDDAINFASKLFLPSESDLPSESERIVLNNIESAKQGLLSTSGYLKCVQNNLHVTVCSLVASAVVWMSGLPSKLNPVILPLMAAIKREQEEVLQDKAADALAELICSCVGRKPGPNDKLTKNLCTLTCTDASETPQAAIINSMQVVEDQNLLSIGKRFSSHRSRGHTVSGSEERSKMEGFISRRGSELAFKHLCEKFGPSLFEKLPKLWDCLTEFLKPVKTEDGPKDDTSIAQLGRSYEDKDPQSLINNIQVVRSITPHLAEPLRPQLLSLLPCILGCVRHPHVAVRLAAARCITSMAKSLADDVMVLVIENVIPMLSDLSSVCARQGAGMLLSLLVQGLAVELVPYAPFLVVPLLKCMSDPDGSVRQTVTHSFAVLVPLLPLSKGASLPGGLSERLSSSAEDVQFLEQLLDNSQIDDFKLNIDLSVELRRYQQEGINWLAFLRRFKLHGILCDDMGLGKTLQASAIVASDIAESRARNDEKDPTSLIICPSTLVAHWEYEIEKYIDSSIMKPLQYVGSSQDRVTLRSQFDKFNVIITSYDIIRKDIDFLGNIPWNYCVLDEGHIIKNSRSKITSAVKQLKAQHRLILSGTPIQNNVLELWSLFDFLMPGFLGTEKQFQATYGKPLLAAKDSKCSAKDAEAGILAMEALHKQVMPFLLRRTKDEVLSDLPEKIIQDRYCDLSLLQLKLYDKFSSSNAKEEISTIVKANESEESAPQPKATRHVFQSLQYLLKLCSHPLLVTGENPPDHLVDLLKEIGVGSGGELHELHHSPKLVALQEILQECGIGSEISSPDASTAIGQHRVLIFAQHKAFLDIIEKDLFQSHMKSVTYLRLDGSVEAEKRFEIVKAFNSDPTIDVLLLTTHVGGLGLNLTSADTLVFMEHDWNPMKDLQAMDRAHRLGQRKVVNVHRLIMRGTLEEKVMSLQRFKVSVANAVINAENSSLKTMNTDQLLDLFTSTPASRKASVLPRGLSSDQSKDPKKSGGKGLKSILNGLDELWDQSQYADEYDLNQFLAKLNG, encoded by the exons ATGGATGTTAATGATGTCATCAAAGACGAGGATCTGCTTGCCCAAAAAAATTATTGGGGTTCGCATGCACAAAATAATGGATTTAATTCATTCAATACTGGTCGTAATATCCAGCAATTGGTTTCCACCATGGTTCCTAGGTATCACAAGCAACCTAACTTTCGCTCTAGGCGATTAAGTGCCAGGGAGCTCAATATGCTGAAGCGTAAAGCAAAGAGTAATGCAAAAGATCATACAAAGACTGTATCTGAGGGGGATGAGGTTACACTAAAGAGTCCCGCACCATCCAATGGAGCTACTTCTGACCAAAGCGGTGCACAGAAT GATGCATTGGATATAACTATGGATGAAGACAATCTGGAGTACAGTGAAAATGGGAGATGGCCTTTTCAACAATTTGTGGATCAGCTTATTCATGATATGTTTGACCCTA TTTGGGAAGTTCGCCATGGTACAATTATGGCTTTAAGGGAAATTTTGACACATCAAGGTGCTTGTGCTGGAGTATATTTTCCTGATCTGAGCTTGCCTTCTGCTATTTTGGATGGTAAGACCAACTTTGAGTTCCTTAAAAGGGCTCATAATATTGATCTAAACGATGATCATGTGGATCACCTCGAGCCAGTGTTTAAGAGGCATAAGAAAGAGCAAAATCCTTCTGAATCTATGTATATGGACTATGATAAGGAGATGTTTAACGACGGTCATTCAAAAACAGAGGCAAATCTGAGCAATGTGCCTACTTTATCAACTGGTGAATTAAGTTCTGCTCATGTAAAAGTCGAGCCTGATTTCTGTGTTGATGATTCAACCGACCCTGCTAAAGAGGATTCATCATGTAAGCCAGTACATGGAAAACTCAACTCCACATCAAATCCAATGTCTCATATGCATGCTccagaaaattcaaaattcatgaAACTGATGAAATTAGCCAAATATTCTTATATGAAGAATTGGGAATTTCTTCAGGATTGTGCAATTCGCTTCCTTTGTGTACTTTCACTGGATCG CTTTGGTGATTATGTATCAGATCAAGTGGTGGCCCCAGTTCGTGAAACATGTGCTCAAGCTCTTGGTGCTGTGCTGAAGTACATGCACCCTTCTTTAGTATGTCATACACTGAATATcttgctgcaaatgcag CGCAGACAAGAGTGGGAAGTTCGTCATGGGAGTCTCCTTGGCATTAAATACTTGGTTGCTGTTCGGCAG GAAATGCTTAAATATTTGCTTGACTATATCATTCATGCTTGTAAAGCTGGTCTGGAGGATCCTGATGATGATGTCCGAGCAGTGGCTGCTGAAGCCCTGATCCCAGCTGCTGACTCTTTAGTTAGGCTGAATGATCAAATGCTGCATTCAATCGTGATGTTGCTTTGGGATATATTGCTTGACCTTGATGATCTAAGCCCATCTACGAGCAG TGTAATGAACTTGTTAGCAGAAATATATTCGCAGCCAGAGATGGTCCCAAAGATGCTCGGCACAGCAACTTCAGGGGAAATGGGAGAATTTGATCTAAACAAATTAACTCAGACTGCTGAGCAAGAAGGGAGATTGACATCTAGTGAGAACCCTTACGGTCTAGCCACACTGACACCCCGTCTGTGGCCCTTTATGAGACATAGTATTACTTCAGTTCGGCGTTCTGCCATACGTACACTG GAGAAGCTTCTTGAAGTTGGGAACAGTAGGAGTTTATCTGGAACTGTCCCTTCTAAATTCTGGCCAACCTCAATATTAGGAGATGCACTGCAGGTTGTCTTCCAGAACCTACTTTTGGAGTCAAATGATGAAATTCTTCAGTCCTCTGAAAGGGCTTGGAAACTTCTACTTCAG TGCCCTGAGAAGGACCTTGAATATGCTGCGAAGCTATATTTTAGTAATTGGGTACAACTTGCTGCCACTCCATTTGGCTCAGCATTGGATTCAACAAAAATGTTTTTACCAGTTGCCCTTCCCCGAGGAAGTCGTTCAAGAGCTGCTGCAAAGATCAGATCTGCTAATCTAGAGCATGAGTGCACAAGAATGATCTCGTTTGGTTCCACAGGGGAAAGTACTTCTCATGAAAAACATTTTGATGTTCCCTCAAGTATTTCTAAGATAATTGTTGGTGCTGATTCTGACAAATCTGTTACTCATACACGAGTTCTTACATCAATGGCACTTGGGCTTTTTGCATCTAAGTTGCCTGTAGGCTCATGGCAATTTGTTCTAAGTCCACTAGCAAATGATCTCATGTCTCTCTCAGGAGTTCAGAGACAG GTGGCTTCAATGGTTATCGTTTCTTGGTTTAAGGATCTGAGAGGTAGAGATCCTGTATCAGTGGGTACATTACTAGCTTTCCTATCTTCCGTGAAAGAGTGGTTACTGGACTTGTTGACCTGCTCCGATCCAGCATTACCTACAAAGGATTCTGTGCTTCCATATTCTGAACTTTCAAGGACATACACGAAGATGCGCAATGAAGCCAATAATTTGCTTCACTCAATTGATTCTTGTCCTGTTTTCAAAGATTATATTAATGGCTCAAACCTTAATGTTGATGTGCTGGGTGTTGATGATGCTATTAACTTTGCATCAAAGCTTTTTTTACCATCGGAATCTGATCTTCCTTCAGAAAGTGAAAGAATTGTCCTGAATAACATAGAATCAGCAAAACAAGGTCTATTGTCTACGTCAGGTTACTTGAAATGTGTTCAG AATAATTTGCATGTGACGGTTTGTTCTTTAGTGGCTTCTGCTGTAGTCTGGATGTCAGGTTTGCCTAGTAAGTTGAACCCAGTCATTTTACCTTTAATGGCTGCCATAAAAAGAGAACAG GAAGAAGTACTTCAAGATAAAGCTGCTGATGCACTTGCCGAGCTCATTTGTAGCTGTGTTGGCCGCAAGCCTGGCCCCAATGACAAGCTAACCAAGAATCTCTGCACATTGACATGCACTGATGCTAGTGAGACACCGCAAGCTGCAATAATTAACTCAATGCAGGTTGTTGAGGACCAGAATTTACTGTCAATTGGAAAGCGTTTTAGCAGTCATAGGTCCAGGGGTCATACGGTTTCTGGTAGTGAAGAAAGGTCAAAAATGGAGGGCTTTATTAGCCGCCGTGGATCAGAGTTAGCTTTCAAGCATCTCTGTGAGAAATTTGGACCGTCATTGTTTGAAAAACTTCCCAAATTATGGGATTGCCTTACTGAGTTTCTTAAACCAGTAAAAACCGAAGATGGTCCAAAAGATGATACGAGTATTGCACAGCTGGGCAGATCGTACGAGGATAAGGATCCACAGTCACTCATAAATAATATCCAG GTCGTTCGTTCAATTACGCCTCACTTGGCTGAGCCCTTAAGGCCTCAACTGCTAAGTCTCCTTCCCTgtattcttgggtgtgttcgtcATCCTCATGTGGCTGTTAGACTAGCTGCTGCAAGGTGCATCACATCCATGGCAAAGTCATTGGCTGATGATGTGATGGTTCTGGTGATAGAGAATGTCATTCCGATGTTGTCTGATCTATCTTCTGTTTGTGCAAGACAAGGGGCTGGGATGCTTTTGAGCCTTCTTGTTCAGGGTTTGGCTGTGGAGTTGGTTCCTTATGCTCCGTTCCTTGTTGTTCCACTTCTGAAGTGTATGAGTGACCCAGATGGTTCTGTTAGGCAGACTGTGACTCACAGTTTTGCTGTTCTCGTTCCTTTGCTGCCATTATCAAAGGGTGCTTCATTACCAGGTGGACTAAGTGAACGCTTATCTAGCAGTGCTGAAGATGTGCAGTTTCTGGAACAGCTCCTCGACAACTCCCAAATTGATGATTTCAAGCTCAACATCGATCTTAGTGTTGAATTGCGAAG GTATCAGCAAGAAGGGATCAACTGGCTCGCATTCCTTAGACGATTTAAGTTACATGGAATTTTGTGTGATGATATGGGGCTCGGTAAGACACTCCAAGCATCTGCTATCGTAGCAAGTGACATTGCCGAATCGCGTGCTCGGAATGATGAGAAAGATCCGACATCTTTGATAATATGCCCTTCTACATTAGTGGCCCACTGGGAATATGAAATAGAGAAGTACATAGACAGCTCTATCATGAAACCTCTTCAGTACGTTGGTTCTTCACAGGACAGAGTCACACTCCGTAGTCAATTCGATAAGTTTAATGTTATCATAACATCGTATGATATTATACGCAAGGATATTGATTTTCTTGGGAATATCCCTTGGAACTACTGTGTTCTGGATGAAGGGCACAtaatcaaaaactcaagatctAAAATCACGTCTGCTGTGAAACAGCTGAAAGCACAACACCGCCTTATCTTGAGTGGCACTCCTATCCAG AATAATGTCTTGGAGCTATGGTCTTTATTTGACTTCCTTATGCCTGGGTTTCTTGGTACAGAAAAACAA TTCCAAGCTACATATGGAAAACCATTACTAGCAGCCAAAGATTCTAAATGTTCAGCAAAGGATGCTGAAGCTGGTATTCTTGCAATGGAAGCGTTGCATAAGCAG GTCATGCCATTTCTACTGAGAAGAACAAAGGATGAAGTTTTGTCTGATCTTCCAGAGAAGATTATCCAGGATAGATATTGCGATCTGAGTCTGTTGCAGCTCAAACTTTATGACAAATTCTCGAGCTCCAATGCAAAAGAGGAGATTTCAACTATAGTGAAAGCAAATGAATCGGAGGAATCTGCACCTCAGCCAAAGGCAACTCGTCATGTGTTTCAG TCATTGCAGTACCTATTAAAACTCTGCAGCCATCCTTTACTTGTAACTGGAGAGAACCCTCCTGATCATCTTGTTGATCTTCTGAAAGAAATAGGTGTGGGGTCCGGCGGTGAGCTTCATGAGCTCCACCACTCACCTAAGCTTGTTGCTCTTCAAGAAATACTTCAGGAGTGCGGTATAGGGTCAGAAATATCAAGTCCTGATGCATCGACGGCTATTGGGCAACACAGAGTTTTGATTTTTGCTCAGCATAAG GCTTTTCTTGACATTATTGAGAAGGACCTGTTTCAATCTCATATGAAAAG TGTGACATATTTACGGCTGGATGGCTCTGTTGAAGCTGAGAAGAGATTTGAAATTGTTAAAGCATTCAATTCAGATCCAACCATTGATGTACTTCTGTTAACAACCCATG TTGGCGGGCTTGGCTTGAATTTGACATCTGCTGACACATTGGTCTTCATGGAACATGATTGGAACCCAATGAAGGATCTTCAG GCGATGGACAGAGCACACCGTTTGGGGCAAAGGAAAGTGGTGAATGTTCACCGTCTCATCATGCGTGGTACCCTTGAGGAGAAGGTGATGAGTCTCCAGAGGTTCAAGGTGTCAGTTGCCAATGCTGTCATCAATGCTGAGAACTCCAGCTTGAAGACCATGAACACTGACCAACTGCTTGATCTGTTCACATCTACCCCTGCTTCGAGAAAA GCATCGGTCCTTCCACGGGGCTTGAGTAGTGACCAGAGTAAAGATCCAAAGAAATCTGGTGGCAAAGGCTTGAAGTCCATTCTCAATGGATTGGATGAGCTTTGGGATCAGTCACAGTATGCTGACGAGTATGATCTGAACCAGTTCCTTGCGAAGCTCAACGGCTGA
- the LOC120664417 gene encoding TATA-binding protein-associated factor BTAF1-like isoform X3 — MNYRTCHFVSKILGFPDALDITMDEDNLEYSENGRWPFQQFVDQLIHDMFDPIWEVRHGTIMALREILTHQGACAGVYFPDLSLPSAILDGKTNFEFLKRAHNIDLNDDHVDHLEPVFKRHKKEQNPSESMYMDYDKEMFNDGHSKTEANLSNVPTLSTGELSSAHVKVEPDFCVDDSTDPAKEDSSCKPVHGKLNSTSNPMSHMHAPENSKFMKLMKLAKYSYMKNWEFLQDCAIRFLCVLSLDRFGDYVSDQVVAPVRETCAQALGAVLKYMHPSLVCHTLNILLQMQRRQEWEVRHGSLLGIKYLVAVRQEMLKYLLDYIIHACKAGLEDPDDDVRAVAAEALIPAADSLVRLNDQMLHSIVMLLWDILLDLDDLSPSTSSVMNLLAEIYSQPEMVPKMLGTATSGEMGEFDLNKLTQTAEQEGRLTSSENPYGLATLTPRLWPFMRHSITSVRRSAIRTLEKLLEVGNSRSLSGTVPSKFWPTSILGDALQVVFQNLLLESNDEILQSSERAWKLLLQCPEKDLEYAAKLYFSNWVQLAATPFGSALDSTKMFLPVALPRGSRSRAAAKIRSANLEHECTRMISFGSTGESTSHEKHFDVPSSISKIIVGADSDKSVTHTRVLTSMALGLFASKLPVGSWQFVLSPLANDLMSLSGVQRQVASMVIVSWFKDLRGRDPVSVGTLLAFLSSVKEWLLDLLTCSDPALPTKDSVLPYSELSRTYTKMRNEANNLLHSIDSCPVFKDYINGSNLNVDVLGVDDAINFASKLFLPSESDLPSESERIVLNNIESAKQGLLSTSGYLKCVQNNLHVTVCSLVASAVVWMSGLPSKLNPVILPLMAAIKREQEEVLQDKAADALAELICSCVGRKPGPNDKLTKNLCTLTCTDASETPQAAIINSMQVVEDQNLLSIGKRFSSHRSRGHTVSGSEERSKMEGFISRRGSELAFKHLCEKFGPSLFEKLPKLWDCLTEFLKPVKTEDGPKDDTSIAQLGRSYEDKDPQSLINNIQVVRSITPHLAEPLRPQLLSLLPCILGCVRHPHVAVRLAAARCITSMAKSLADDVMVLVIENVIPMLSDLSSVCARQGAGMLLSLLVQGLAVELVPYAPFLVVPLLKCMSDPDGSVRQTVTHSFAVLVPLLPLSKGASLPGGLSERLSSSAEDVQFLEQLLDNSQIDDFKLNIDLSVELRRYQQEGINWLAFLRRFKLHGILCDDMGLGKTLQASAIVASDIAESRARNDEKDPTSLIICPSTLVAHWEYEIEKYIDSSIMKPLQYVGSSQDRVTLRSQFDKFNVIITSYDIIRKDIDFLGNIPWNYCVLDEGHIIKNSRSKITSAVKQLKAQHRLILSGTPIQNNVLELWSLFDFLMPGFLGTEKQFQATYGKPLLAAKDSKCSAKDAEAGILAMEALHKQVMPFLLRRTKDEVLSDLPEKIIQDRYCDLSLLQLKLYDKFSSSNAKEEISTIVKANESEESAPQPKATRHVFQSLQYLLKLCSHPLLVTGENPPDHLVDLLKEIGVGSGGELHELHHSPKLVALQEILQECGIGSEISSPDASTAIGQHRVLIFAQHKAFLDIIEKDLFQSHMKSVTYLRLDGSVEAEKRFEIVKAFNSDPTIDVLLLTTHVGGLGLNLTSADTLVFMEHDWNPMKDLQAMDRAHRLGQRKVVNVHRLIMRGTLEEKVMSLQRFKVSVANAVINAENSSLKTMNTDQLLDLFTSTPASRKASVLPRGLSSDQSKDPKKSGGKGLKSILNGLDELWDQSQYADEYDLNQFLAKLNG, encoded by the exons ATGAATTATCGAACGTGCCATTTTGTCTCTAAGATCTTGGGATTTCCT GATGCATTGGATATAACTATGGATGAAGACAATCTGGAGTACAGTGAAAATGGGAGATGGCCTTTTCAACAATTTGTGGATCAGCTTATTCATGATATGTTTGACCCTA TTTGGGAAGTTCGCCATGGTACAATTATGGCTTTAAGGGAAATTTTGACACATCAAGGTGCTTGTGCTGGAGTATATTTTCCTGATCTGAGCTTGCCTTCTGCTATTTTGGATGGTAAGACCAACTTTGAGTTCCTTAAAAGGGCTCATAATATTGATCTAAACGATGATCATGTGGATCACCTCGAGCCAGTGTTTAAGAGGCATAAGAAAGAGCAAAATCCTTCTGAATCTATGTATATGGACTATGATAAGGAGATGTTTAACGACGGTCATTCAAAAACAGAGGCAAATCTGAGCAATGTGCCTACTTTATCAACTGGTGAATTAAGTTCTGCTCATGTAAAAGTCGAGCCTGATTTCTGTGTTGATGATTCAACCGACCCTGCTAAAGAGGATTCATCATGTAAGCCAGTACATGGAAAACTCAACTCCACATCAAATCCAATGTCTCATATGCATGCTccagaaaattcaaaattcatgaAACTGATGAAATTAGCCAAATATTCTTATATGAAGAATTGGGAATTTCTTCAGGATTGTGCAATTCGCTTCCTTTGTGTACTTTCACTGGATCG CTTTGGTGATTATGTATCAGATCAAGTGGTGGCCCCAGTTCGTGAAACATGTGCTCAAGCTCTTGGTGCTGTGCTGAAGTACATGCACCCTTCTTTAGTATGTCATACACTGAATATcttgctgcaaatgcag CGCAGACAAGAGTGGGAAGTTCGTCATGGGAGTCTCCTTGGCATTAAATACTTGGTTGCTGTTCGGCAG GAAATGCTTAAATATTTGCTTGACTATATCATTCATGCTTGTAAAGCTGGTCTGGAGGATCCTGATGATGATGTCCGAGCAGTGGCTGCTGAAGCCCTGATCCCAGCTGCTGACTCTTTAGTTAGGCTGAATGATCAAATGCTGCATTCAATCGTGATGTTGCTTTGGGATATATTGCTTGACCTTGATGATCTAAGCCCATCTACGAGCAG TGTAATGAACTTGTTAGCAGAAATATATTCGCAGCCAGAGATGGTCCCAAAGATGCTCGGCACAGCAACTTCAGGGGAAATGGGAGAATTTGATCTAAACAAATTAACTCAGACTGCTGAGCAAGAAGGGAGATTGACATCTAGTGAGAACCCTTACGGTCTAGCCACACTGACACCCCGTCTGTGGCCCTTTATGAGACATAGTATTACTTCAGTTCGGCGTTCTGCCATACGTACACTG GAGAAGCTTCTTGAAGTTGGGAACAGTAGGAGTTTATCTGGAACTGTCCCTTCTAAATTCTGGCCAACCTCAATATTAGGAGATGCACTGCAGGTTGTCTTCCAGAACCTACTTTTGGAGTCAAATGATGAAATTCTTCAGTCCTCTGAAAGGGCTTGGAAACTTCTACTTCAG TGCCCTGAGAAGGACCTTGAATATGCTGCGAAGCTATATTTTAGTAATTGGGTACAACTTGCTGCCACTCCATTTGGCTCAGCATTGGATTCAACAAAAATGTTTTTACCAGTTGCCCTTCCCCGAGGAAGTCGTTCAAGAGCTGCTGCAAAGATCAGATCTGCTAATCTAGAGCATGAGTGCACAAGAATGATCTCGTTTGGTTCCACAGGGGAAAGTACTTCTCATGAAAAACATTTTGATGTTCCCTCAAGTATTTCTAAGATAATTGTTGGTGCTGATTCTGACAAATCTGTTACTCATACACGAGTTCTTACATCAATGGCACTTGGGCTTTTTGCATCTAAGTTGCCTGTAGGCTCATGGCAATTTGTTCTAAGTCCACTAGCAAATGATCTCATGTCTCTCTCAGGAGTTCAGAGACAG GTGGCTTCAATGGTTATCGTTTCTTGGTTTAAGGATCTGAGAGGTAGAGATCCTGTATCAGTGGGTACATTACTAGCTTTCCTATCTTCCGTGAAAGAGTGGTTACTGGACTTGTTGACCTGCTCCGATCCAGCATTACCTACAAAGGATTCTGTGCTTCCATATTCTGAACTTTCAAGGACATACACGAAGATGCGCAATGAAGCCAATAATTTGCTTCACTCAATTGATTCTTGTCCTGTTTTCAAAGATTATATTAATGGCTCAAACCTTAATGTTGATGTGCTGGGTGTTGATGATGCTATTAACTTTGCATCAAAGCTTTTTTTACCATCGGAATCTGATCTTCCTTCAGAAAGTGAAAGAATTGTCCTGAATAACATAGAATCAGCAAAACAAGGTCTATTGTCTACGTCAGGTTACTTGAAATGTGTTCAG AATAATTTGCATGTGACGGTTTGTTCTTTAGTGGCTTCTGCTGTAGTCTGGATGTCAGGTTTGCCTAGTAAGTTGAACCCAGTCATTTTACCTTTAATGGCTGCCATAAAAAGAGAACAG GAAGAAGTACTTCAAGATAAAGCTGCTGATGCACTTGCCGAGCTCATTTGTAGCTGTGTTGGCCGCAAGCCTGGCCCCAATGACAAGCTAACCAAGAATCTCTGCACATTGACATGCACTGATGCTAGTGAGACACCGCAAGCTGCAATAATTAACTCAATGCAGGTTGTTGAGGACCAGAATTTACTGTCAATTGGAAAGCGTTTTAGCAGTCATAGGTCCAGGGGTCATACGGTTTCTGGTAGTGAAGAAAGGTCAAAAATGGAGGGCTTTATTAGCCGCCGTGGATCAGAGTTAGCTTTCAAGCATCTCTGTGAGAAATTTGGACCGTCATTGTTTGAAAAACTTCCCAAATTATGGGATTGCCTTACTGAGTTTCTTAAACCAGTAAAAACCGAAGATGGTCCAAAAGATGATACGAGTATTGCACAGCTGGGCAGATCGTACGAGGATAAGGATCCACAGTCACTCATAAATAATATCCAG GTCGTTCGTTCAATTACGCCTCACTTGGCTGAGCCCTTAAGGCCTCAACTGCTAAGTCTCCTTCCCTgtattcttgggtgtgttcgtcATCCTCATGTGGCTGTTAGACTAGCTGCTGCAAGGTGCATCACATCCATGGCAAAGTCATTGGCTGATGATGTGATGGTTCTGGTGATAGAGAATGTCATTCCGATGTTGTCTGATCTATCTTCTGTTTGTGCAAGACAAGGGGCTGGGATGCTTTTGAGCCTTCTTGTTCAGGGTTTGGCTGTGGAGTTGGTTCCTTATGCTCCGTTCCTTGTTGTTCCACTTCTGAAGTGTATGAGTGACCCAGATGGTTCTGTTAGGCAGACTGTGACTCACAGTTTTGCTGTTCTCGTTCCTTTGCTGCCATTATCAAAGGGTGCTTCATTACCAGGTGGACTAAGTGAACGCTTATCTAGCAGTGCTGAAGATGTGCAGTTTCTGGAACAGCTCCTCGACAACTCCCAAATTGATGATTTCAAGCTCAACATCGATCTTAGTGTTGAATTGCGAAG GTATCAGCAAGAAGGGATCAACTGGCTCGCATTCCTTAGACGATTTAAGTTACATGGAATTTTGTGTGATGATATGGGGCTCGGTAAGACACTCCAAGCATCTGCTATCGTAGCAAGTGACATTGCCGAATCGCGTGCTCGGAATGATGAGAAAGATCCGACATCTTTGATAATATGCCCTTCTACATTAGTGGCCCACTGGGAATATGAAATAGAGAAGTACATAGACAGCTCTATCATGAAACCTCTTCAGTACGTTGGTTCTTCACAGGACAGAGTCACACTCCGTAGTCAATTCGATAAGTTTAATGTTATCATAACATCGTATGATATTATACGCAAGGATATTGATTTTCTTGGGAATATCCCTTGGAACTACTGTGTTCTGGATGAAGGGCACAtaatcaaaaactcaagatctAAAATCACGTCTGCTGTGAAACAGCTGAAAGCACAACACCGCCTTATCTTGAGTGGCACTCCTATCCAG AATAATGTCTTGGAGCTATGGTCTTTATTTGACTTCCTTATGCCTGGGTTTCTTGGTACAGAAAAACAA TTCCAAGCTACATATGGAAAACCATTACTAGCAGCCAAAGATTCTAAATGTTCAGCAAAGGATGCTGAAGCTGGTATTCTTGCAATGGAAGCGTTGCATAAGCAG GTCATGCCATTTCTACTGAGAAGAACAAAGGATGAAGTTTTGTCTGATCTTCCAGAGAAGATTATCCAGGATAGATATTGCGATCTGAGTCTGTTGCAGCTCAAACTTTATGACAAATTCTCGAGCTCCAATGCAAAAGAGGAGATTTCAACTATAGTGAAAGCAAATGAATCGGAGGAATCTGCACCTCAGCCAAAGGCAACTCGTCATGTGTTTCAG TCATTGCAGTACCTATTAAAACTCTGCAGCCATCCTTTACTTGTAACTGGAGAGAACCCTCCTGATCATCTTGTTGATCTTCTGAAAGAAATAGGTGTGGGGTCCGGCGGTGAGCTTCATGAGCTCCACCACTCACCTAAGCTTGTTGCTCTTCAAGAAATACTTCAGGAGTGCGGTATAGGGTCAGAAATATCAAGTCCTGATGCATCGACGGCTATTGGGCAACACAGAGTTTTGATTTTTGCTCAGCATAAG GCTTTTCTTGACATTATTGAGAAGGACCTGTTTCAATCTCATATGAAAAG TGTGACATATTTACGGCTGGATGGCTCTGTTGAAGCTGAGAAGAGATTTGAAATTGTTAAAGCATTCAATTCAGATCCAACCATTGATGTACTTCTGTTAACAACCCATG TTGGCGGGCTTGGCTTGAATTTGACATCTGCTGACACATTGGTCTTCATGGAACATGATTGGAACCCAATGAAGGATCTTCAG GCGATGGACAGAGCACACCGTTTGGGGCAAAGGAAAGTGGTGAATGTTCACCGTCTCATCATGCGTGGTACCCTTGAGGAGAAGGTGATGAGTCTCCAGAGGTTCAAGGTGTCAGTTGCCAATGCTGTCATCAATGCTGAGAACTCCAGCTTGAAGACCATGAACACTGACCAACTGCTTGATCTGTTCACATCTACCCCTGCTTCGAGAAAA GCATCGGTCCTTCCACGGGGCTTGAGTAGTGACCAGAGTAAAGATCCAAAGAAATCTGGTGGCAAAGGCTTGAAGTCCATTCTCAATGGATTGGATGAGCTTTGGGATCAGTCACAGTATGCTGACGAGTATGATCTGAACCAGTTCCTTGCGAAGCTCAACGGCTGA